One region of Blattabacterium cuenoti genomic DNA includes:
- a CDS encoding argininosuccinate synthase domain-containing protein has protein sequence MKIKVRVSHEEDTKYAFLICKKIKESAKIRKTGIAKKDPEYIKSKMIHGNAVIAFYDEKLAGFSYLETFQNEEFVVNSGLIVFPEFRKQGLAKIIKIEIFKLSRKKFPNSKIFSITTSNPVIKINTELGFKPVSFSELTHSEEFWKGCQSCVNFDILTRNQRKMCLCTGLLYNPNTDDNNQKHKNKKDKNDLYTGDKIVLAYSGGLDTSFCLKYLIQEEKYEVHTVIINTGGFKKDELDKIEKRALNIGSKSHKTIDAIEEYYQNCIKYLIFGNILKNNTYPLSASSERIFQAIKIAQYATYIQAKAIAHGSTGAGNDQIRFDIAFQIICPDKIILSPIREMKVSREEEIEYLKNQGVSICWDQAKYSINKGIWGTSIGGKETLTSYHDFPEKAYPTKLKREKSENLELEFEKGELVSVNKEKGKAVKNIIKIEKIASEFAIGRGIHIGDTILGIKGRVAFEASAAIIIIKAHHLLEKHILTKWQLYWKDQLSNWYGMLLHEAQYLDPVMRDIEKFLKSTQERLTGIVDIILYPYRFHLVGIKSKFDLMTSSNMAKYGEMNYAWTAEDVKGFTKILSNQMKMYHNLNKKEE, from the coding sequence ATGAAAATAAAAGTTAGAGTATCTCATGAAGAGGATACGAAATATGCTTTCTTAATTTGCAAAAAAATTAAGGAGTCAGCAAAAATAAGGAAGACTGGAATTGCAAAAAAAGATCCAGAGTATATTAAATCAAAAATGATTCATGGAAATGCGGTTATTGCTTTTTATGATGAAAAACTAGCGGGATTTAGCTATCTTGAAACTTTTCAGAATGAAGAATTTGTTGTTAATTCCGGTTTAATTGTTTTTCCTGAATTTAGAAAACAAGGATTGGCGAAAATTATTAAAATCGAAATTTTTAAACTTTCCAGAAAAAAATTTCCAAATTCTAAAATTTTTAGTATTACAACAAGTAATCCAGTTATTAAAATTAATACGGAATTGGGGTTTAAGCCTGTTTCTTTTAGTGAATTGACTCATTCAGAAGAGTTTTGGAAAGGATGTCAAAGTTGTGTAAACTTTGATATTTTAACTAGAAATCAAAGAAAAATGTGTTTATGTACTGGTCTTTTATACAATCCAAATACGGATGATAATAATCAAAAACATAAAAATAAGAAAGATAAAAATGATTTATATACTGGAGATAAAATTGTTTTAGCTTATAGTGGCGGTTTAGATACCTCTTTTTGTTTAAAATATTTAATACAGGAAGAAAAATATGAAGTTCATACAGTTATTATTAATACGGGGGGTTTTAAGAAGGATGAATTAGATAAAATTGAGAAAAGAGCTTTAAACATTGGATCTAAATCTCACAAAACTATTGATGCCATAGAAGAATACTATCAAAATTGTATAAAATATCTTATATTCGGAAACATCCTCAAGAATAACACTTATCCACTTTCAGCAAGTTCCGAAAGAATTTTTCAGGCTATTAAAATAGCACAATATGCCACTTATATTCAAGCAAAAGCAATTGCTCATGGAAGTACAGGAGCAGGAAACGATCAAATTAGATTTGATATAGCTTTTCAAATCATTTGTCCAGACAAAATAATTTTATCTCCCATAAGAGAAATGAAAGTATCTAGAGAAGAAGAAATTGAATATTTGAAAAATCAAGGAGTATCTATTTGTTGGGATCAAGCTAAATATTCTATTAACAAAGGAATTTGGGGGACGAGTATAGGAGGAAAGGAAACCCTTACTTCTTATCACGATTTTCCGGAAAAGGCTTATCCAACAAAATTAAAAAGAGAAAAAAGTGAGAACTTAGAATTAGAATTTGAAAAGGGAGAATTAGTAAGTGTTAATAAAGAAAAAGGAAAAGCTGTAAAAAATATAATAAAAATTGAAAAAATCGCTTCAGAATTTGCTATAGGAAGAGGGATTCATATAGGAGACACTATTTTAGGAATTAAAGGAAGAGTCGCATTCGAAGCTTCAGCTGCTATTATTATTATAAAAGCTCATCATTTGTTGGAAAAACATATTCTTACAAAATGGCAACTTTATTGGAAAGACCAATTATCTAATTGGTATGGCATGTTACTTCATGAAGCTCAATATTTAGATCCTGTTATGCGTGATATAGAAAAATTTTTAAAAAGTACACAAGAAAGATTAACCGGAATTGTAGATATTATTCTTTATCCTTATAGATTCCATTTAGTAGGGATCAAATCTAAATTTGATTTAATGACATCATCTAACATGGCTAAATATGGAGAAATGAATTATGCTTGGACAGCAGAAGATGTTAAGGGTTTTACAAAAATTTTGAGCAATCAAATGAAAATGTATCACAATTTAAATAAAAAAGAAGAATGA